One stretch of Arachis hypogaea cultivar Tifrunner chromosome 20, arahy.Tifrunner.gnm2.J5K5, whole genome shotgun sequence DNA includes these proteins:
- the LOC112784529 gene encoding uncharacterized protein, translated as MFKVTFNMDFSHEETLLFNYLFFEGHPMEDTMVRMRECRVTRRHIETLIPGRLIDGRVVEMVAMRNTCSIQHLNHPYFWCLPPRFAEDVSKGLLVDELIETYLPFWVKPSRFLNRIFIPVEDIFFHWYCIVVDFADKTVYHLDSYPDPNMIADRESLIRNMVERLHDLMTYPDYGPLRAFTPTDLRECPIRRGYSAAAWVISWLDPEGMFNALEISGVLDDSTLRGRTTVSLAGGPFNATGSLVKMWAKQWQRLGISRK; from the exons ATGTTTAAGGTGACGTTCAACATGGACTTCAGCCACGAAGAAACTCTGTTGTTTAATTACTTGTTTTTTGAGGGCCATCCGATGGA AGACACTATGGTGAGAATGCGTGAATGTCGCGTCACTAGGCGTCACATAGAAACTCTAATTCCTGGACGTCTGATCGATGGAAGAGTTGTTGAAATGGTGGCCATGCGTAACACTTGCTCCATCCAACACTTGAATCATCCATACTTTTGGTGCCTTCCACCTCGTTTCGCT GAAGATGTTAGTAAGGGGTTGTTGGTGGATGAACTTATTGAAACGTATTTGCCATTCTGGGTTAAGCCAAGTCGATTTCTCAATCGA ATTTTCATCCCCGTCGAAgacatcttcttccattggtaTTGCATCGTGGTTGACTTTGCTGATAAAACAGTATACCACTTGGACTCGTATCCAGATCCAAACATGATTGCCGATAGGGAAAGTCTAATCCGCAACATG GTTGAAAGGCTCCACGACTTGATGACATATCCCGATTATGGTCCTCTTCGAGCATTTACACCAACAGACCTTCGTGAGTGTCCAATTAGGCGAGG TTATAGTGCGGCAGCTTGGGTTATTTCATGGCTGGACCCAGAAGGAATGTTTAATGCGTTGGAAATCAGCGGAGTG CTGGATGATTCAACTCTAAGAGGCAGGACCACTGTTTCCCTGGCTGGTGGCCCTTTTAATGCCACTGGAAGCCTAGTTAAAATGTGGGCTAAGCAGTGGCAGAGGCTTGGCATCTCGAGGAAGTAA